The sequence below is a genomic window from Blastopirellula retiformator.
CACTGGATGGCCGATTATTATCTATGCCCTTGGGGACAAGTGTTAGACGCAGTCGTTCCGGCGGCGGTTCGCGGCAATGCTGGAACGCGCGAGGTCACGCTGCTGTCGGTCCCCCGCGAAACGGCGATGCAGCTCGCCACGCTCAAACTGCCCGCCAAACAGCACGCGGCCCTCAGCATCTTGGCCGGGGCCAGCCGCCCCATGACGCCCCCCGAGCTGGCCAACGCCGCCGGTTGTACGCAAGCGCCGATCATGGCGCTACGGAAAAAGAAACTGGTCCAGGTCGAGATCCGCCGCATCAGCTTCGCCCATTTCGATGACGAACCGGCCGAAGCGGAACCGCCCAAAGAGCTGAACCCCGACCAGACTGCAGCCCTGCGCACCATCCTGAACGCGGTCGAAGAGGAGCGACATCAGTCAGTACTCTTGCATGGCGTGACCGGCAGCGGCAAGACCGAGGTCTACCTGCAGGCGATTCAAAAAGTAGTCGCCGCCGGCAAACAGGCGATCGTGCTCGTTCCCGAGATCAGCCTGACGCCGCAGACCAAACATCGCTTCCGGGCCCGCTTCAGCCAGATCGCGCTATTGCATAGCCACATGAACGACGTCGAGCGGCATTGGCAATGGAAACGGATCGCCAGTGGGCACATTCCGGTGGTGGTTGGCGCTCGCAGCGCAATCTTCGCCCCGACGCCGCGACTGGGAATGATCATCCTGGACGAAGAGCATGAATCGTCCTTCAAGCAAGACACATCCCCGCGCTACCATGCCCGCGACGTCGCCGCGTGGCGAGCCGCCCACGAACACGCGCCGCTGATCCTTGGCTCGGCGACGCCATCGCTCGAAAGCTGGCGACAAACGCAAGCCGGCGAGATGACGCTGGTCTCGATGCCGCGCCGCGTAAACGACTATCCGCTGCCTGACGTGAAGACGATCGACCTGCGGATCGACCGCAAGAGCCAAGGCCGCGGCGCGATCAGTCGCCAGCTATATCAGGCGATCAAACGGACCATCGAAGAAGATGGACAGATGATCCTGCTGCTCAATCGCCGCGGCTATGCGACCCACATCCAATGTCCGGCCTGCGGCGAAAAGGTGGTCTGTCCAGAGTGCGAAATTCCACTCACCCATCATCTGGCCGACAACGTGGCGATCTGCCATTACTGCGACTATCGCCGCCCGGCGCCGAAAAGCTGTCCAGCGTGCGACTACACCGGCATCCATTTTTTTGGCTATGGCACGCAGAAGTTAGAAGCGGAAGTGAAGGCCCGCTTTCCCGGGGTCGAGTGCCTGCGGATGGACAGCGACACGATGAAGAAGCCGGGCTCCCACGAGGCGGCCCTCGATCGTTTCCGTCGCGGCGACGCCAAGATCTTGGTCGGCACGCAGATGATCGCCAAAGGACTCGACTTCCCCAACGTGACGCTGGTCGGAGTGATCAACGCCGATACGGCGCTGCACTTTCCTGACGTCAGGGCGGGGGAGCGAACCTTCCAACTAATCACCCAGGTCGCCGGCCGAACTGGACGCGGGCACAAGGGAGGCCAGGTGTTGGTCCAAACCCTGAGCCCTGATCACCCGGCGATCGAAGCGGCGACGCGGCACGATTACTCGCTGTTCGCCGAGCGCGAGCTTCCATTTCGCGAGAAGTTCCACTTCAGCCCGTTCGCCAAGATGGTGCGACTGGTCGCGCGGGCCGAAGTCGCTTCGGCGCCTGAGGCGATGCTCGAAGAGTTCGCCAAGCAGATGGTAAAAGTGGCCGAAGATTTGGACCTGGCGATTTTTCTCCAGGGGCCGGCCGCCGCGCCGATCGAGAAACTGCGAGGGCAGTATCGCTTCCATCTGCTGATCAAATCGCACGATGGCGAAAAGCTGCGTGAAGCGGTCAAACTGGTCGCCGCGAAGACGAAAACGCCCGACGATGTGATCTGGACCATCGACGTCGACCCGGTCGACATGATGTAAACCGAGTACTGGCAGTACTTTCGGGGG
It includes:
- the priA gene encoding replication restart helicase PriA; translation: MKQQDLFNTAPAQWEVDDLVSHVVAKIVFSTGPQKPFDYLVPEPLVAEAIAGRRMRVPFGRGDRLVQGYCVEVAAKQIVPGKLKSIYEVVDDVTLLSRTMLDLTHWMADYYLCPWGQVLDAVVPAAVRGNAGTREVTLLSVPRETAMQLATLKLPAKQHAALSILAGASRPMTPPELANAAGCTQAPIMALRKKKLVQVEIRRISFAHFDDEPAEAEPPKELNPDQTAALRTILNAVEEERHQSVLLHGVTGSGKTEVYLQAIQKVVAAGKQAIVLVPEISLTPQTKHRFRARFSQIALLHSHMNDVERHWQWKRIASGHIPVVVGARSAIFAPTPRLGMIILDEEHESSFKQDTSPRYHARDVAAWRAAHEHAPLILGSATPSLESWRQTQAGEMTLVSMPRRVNDYPLPDVKTIDLRIDRKSQGRGAISRQLYQAIKRTIEEDGQMILLLNRRGYATHIQCPACGEKVVCPECEIPLTHHLADNVAICHYCDYRRPAPKSCPACDYTGIHFFGYGTQKLEAEVKARFPGVECLRMDSDTMKKPGSHEAALDRFRRGDAKILVGTQMIAKGLDFPNVTLVGVINADTALHFPDVRAGERTFQLITQVAGRTGRGHKGGQVLVQTLSPDHPAIEAATRHDYSLFAERELPFREKFHFSPFAKMVRLVARAEVASAPEAMLEEFAKQMVKVAEDLDLAIFLQGPAAAPIEKLRGQYRFHLLIKSHDGEKLREAVKLVAAKTKTPDDVIWTIDVDPVDMM